From a region of the Sminthopsis crassicaudata isolate SCR6 chromosome 6, ASM4859323v1, whole genome shotgun sequence genome:
- the APLNR gene encoding apelin receptor isoform X2, which yields MEEGSDFDSYYAGENQSVECVYADWKSSGSLIPAIYILVFLLGTTGNGLVLWTIFRGSREKRRSADKFIASLAVADLTFVVTLPLWATYAYLDYSWPFGAFACKLSSYLIFVNMYASVFCLTGLSFDRYLAIVRPVANARLRLRVGGAVATAGLWLLAALLAAPAMVFRSVGELDNNTKPVCYMDYSLVAAPGSELAWEVGLGASSTALGFVVPFTVMLTCYFFIARTIAGHFRKERSEGLRKRRRLLSIIVVLVVTFALCWLPYHLVKTLYMLGSLLQWSCDFDLFLMNVYPYCTCISYVNSCLNPFLYAFFDPRFREACAAMLCCGHSTCAQPSDAPRPSAPRTRAWLSWPGKGRRYLPKALLRGLK from the exons ACGCGGGCGAGAACCAGAGCGTGGAGTGCGTGTACGCCGACTGGAAGTCGTCGGGCTCCCTCATCCCCGCCATCTACATCCTGGTCTTCCTCCTGGGCACCACGGGCAACGGCCTGGTGCTCTGGACCATCTTCCGCGGCAGCCGCGAGAAGCGGCGCTCGGCCGACAAGTTCATCGCCAGCCTGGCCGTGGCCGACCTGACGTTCGTGGTGACGCTGCCCCTGTGGGCCACGTACGCGTACCTGGACTACAGCTGGCCGTTCGGCGCCTTCGCCTGCAAGCTCAGCAGCTACCTGATCTTCGTCAACATGTACGCCAGCGTGTTCTGCCTGACGGGCCTCAGCTTCGACCGCTACCTGGCCATCGTGCGGCCCGTGGCCAACGCGCGGCTGCGGCTGCGGGTGGGCGGCGCCGTGGCCACGGCGGGCCTGTGGCTGCTGGCCGCGCTGCTGGCCGCGCCCGCCATGGTGTTCCGCTCGGTGGGCGAGCTGGACAACAACACCAAGCCGGTGTGCTACATGGACTACTCGCTGGTGGCGGCGCCGGGCTCCGAGCTGGCGTGGGAGGTGGGGCTGGGCGCGTCCTCCACGGCGCTGGGCTTCGTCGTCCCCTTCACCGTCATGCTCACCTGCTACTTCTTCATCGCGCGCACCATCGCGGGCCACTTCCGCAAGGAGCGCAGCGAGGGCCTGCGCAAGCGGCGCCGCCTGCTCAGCATCATCGTGGTGCTCGTGGTGACCTTCGCCCTGTGCTGGCTGCCCTACCACCTGGTCAAGACCCTGTACATGCTGGGCAGCCTCCTGCAGTGGTCCTGCGACTTCGACCTGTTCCTCATGAACGTCTACCCCTACTGCACCTGCATCAGCTACGTCAACAGCTGCCTCAACCCCTTCCTCTACGCCTTCTTCGACCCCCGCTTCCGGGAGGCCTGCGCCGCCATGCTGTGCTGCGGCCACA GCACCTGTGCCCAGCCTTCTGATGCCCCCAGACCAAGCGCTCCAAGGACAAGGGCTTGGCTCTCCTGGCCTGGGAAGGGAAGGCGGTATCTTCCTAAAGCACTGCTTCGTGGACTGAAATGA
- the APLNR gene encoding apelin receptor isoform X1 — protein MEEGSDFDSYYAGENQSVECVYADWKSSGSLIPAIYILVFLLGTTGNGLVLWTIFRGSREKRRSADKFIASLAVADLTFVVTLPLWATYAYLDYSWPFGAFACKLSSYLIFVNMYASVFCLTGLSFDRYLAIVRPVANARLRLRVGGAVATAGLWLLAALLAAPAMVFRSVGELDNNTKPVCYMDYSLVAAPGSELAWEVGLGASSTALGFVVPFTVMLTCYFFIARTIAGHFRKERSEGLRKRRRLLSIIVVLVVTFALCWLPYHLVKTLYMLGSLLQWSCDFDLFLMNVYPYCTCISYVNSCLNPFLYAFFDPRFREACAAMLCCGHSGCRGAAAAGGDKSASYSSGPSQGPGQNSGKAGEPPGDKSIPYSRETLVSDQILG, from the coding sequence ACGCGGGCGAGAACCAGAGCGTGGAGTGCGTGTACGCCGACTGGAAGTCGTCGGGCTCCCTCATCCCCGCCATCTACATCCTGGTCTTCCTCCTGGGCACCACGGGCAACGGCCTGGTGCTCTGGACCATCTTCCGCGGCAGCCGCGAGAAGCGGCGCTCGGCCGACAAGTTCATCGCCAGCCTGGCCGTGGCCGACCTGACGTTCGTGGTGACGCTGCCCCTGTGGGCCACGTACGCGTACCTGGACTACAGCTGGCCGTTCGGCGCCTTCGCCTGCAAGCTCAGCAGCTACCTGATCTTCGTCAACATGTACGCCAGCGTGTTCTGCCTGACGGGCCTCAGCTTCGACCGCTACCTGGCCATCGTGCGGCCCGTGGCCAACGCGCGGCTGCGGCTGCGGGTGGGCGGCGCCGTGGCCACGGCGGGCCTGTGGCTGCTGGCCGCGCTGCTGGCCGCGCCCGCCATGGTGTTCCGCTCGGTGGGCGAGCTGGACAACAACACCAAGCCGGTGTGCTACATGGACTACTCGCTGGTGGCGGCGCCGGGCTCCGAGCTGGCGTGGGAGGTGGGGCTGGGCGCGTCCTCCACGGCGCTGGGCTTCGTCGTCCCCTTCACCGTCATGCTCACCTGCTACTTCTTCATCGCGCGCACCATCGCGGGCCACTTCCGCAAGGAGCGCAGCGAGGGCCTGCGCAAGCGGCGCCGCCTGCTCAGCATCATCGTGGTGCTCGTGGTGACCTTCGCCCTGTGCTGGCTGCCCTACCACCTGGTCAAGACCCTGTACATGCTGGGCAGCCTCCTGCAGTGGTCCTGCGACTTCGACCTGTTCCTCATGAACGTCTACCCCTACTGCACCTGCATCAGCTACGTCAACAGCTGCCTCAACCCCTTCCTCTACGCCTTCTTCGACCCCCGCTTCCGGGAGGCCTGCGCCGCCATGCTGTGCTGCGGCCACAGTGGGTGCCGGGGGGCGGCCGCCGCGGGGGGGGACAAGTCGGCCAGCTACTCCTCGGGGCCCAGCCAGGGGCCCGGCCAGAACTCGGGCAAGGCCGGGGAGCCGCCCGGGGACAAGTCCATCCCCTACAGCCGGGAGACCCTGGTGTCCGACCAGATCCTGGGATAA